From Pseudorasbora parva isolate DD20220531a chromosome 14, ASM2467924v1, whole genome shotgun sequence:
CTCGGCGGTACCCACAtactcacaaaaagagcagtttcttATTCACGATGCCTCCGGGCCTTGTCTCTCCCTCCTTCCCCTCCCCTCGCCAGGGGGCAGCAGAGTGGGACTCGAGGAcacctccgggccttctcacccactctctgtcccaTCCGGGAACACTcagacaacactccgggccgcccacgggcctcccgagtcggatCTGAGCATCCCACCTCCCTACCTCCGGGCAGCAGGCAGTCGAGTGGGCTTCAAGGATgtctccgggccttctcacccactcccTGCCCATACCAGGAGTACTCGCGCAACACcccgggccgcctccgggcctcccgagtcgagcCAGAGCACTCCTTTGCGCTGGTACAGTCCCTGGGAGCTTGGCTAGAACTCCCCcgttggctcatccgtaccatcagacttgGCTATGCGACTCAGTTTGCCCGTCGGCCACCCAAGTAAAAAAGCGTCCTCTTCACCTCGGTACAAAGCAGCGACGCccaagtcttgcggtcagagatcgaggtcctactggcgaaggaagCGAttgagccggttcctccagctgAGATGAAGACAGGTTTCTATAGCCCCTACTTCATCGTGCCCAGGGCCGGCGCTCCGCACACGCACATCACGCactgcgcgtagggcaccaagtgcttgGGGGGGCACCAAAAAATCTGGGTCGTGAAAAAATCATGACAATAGGCTACTAGtataaatgacaaataaaatatttctaaaagcatgttaatatacaaaagcaatacaaaagtaatataggcctagaccaaattagtcgagaaaaaggtgaatctctgtgccagtctccctctggtgccccccccccctccccaccTCCCAGTGGTCTGTTCGATTATGCCTCAATCAATGTCAAATTTGGCAGACACCGACCTCAGACATGGCCTCGAAAAGGAACCAAGAGTCGGGGgcggaaaaaagaaaaaagaagagacAGCGGGATGATGCTCGCGGGTCGCTTGCAGGTACGACAatagccacgtttacatgcacgtttttgaagtaaaaagtgctgGGACAAACGCTGTTAATATGAGAGGGTGTTGCCAAGCTGTCTGTggcattatgccaacattatcttaatAACTTctaacgaaataaaaagtttacccctcagaaaaattaactttcctctcaacattatAACCTGGTGTGAGCGCGCCGCGGCGCGCactcttcagtggtgaaggcgcgcgctgtgtatcgcgtcatataaggacgcacactcaaaagtaatcgggtcaggtcgtttacatggtgaaactTTTCGTTTGAtcagttcatgaaaaggtttatcccacccctctcaaaccgattacaatttcattcggtttgggcatttttattccgattgaggtgtttatatggagcatttaaGTGGTCTGGCTGTCATCAGCATCAATGGGGACGTGGCTCAGAAACTGTCATATGATGACCTGATAGCTGATTTTGGGGGGGGCACCgccaagcatttgtgcttagggCACCCAAATGGCTAGCGCCGGCCCTGATCGTGCCCCAGAAAGGGGGTGGGCTACAACCAATCTTGAACCTGCGTGTCCTGAAttgggccctgcacaagctcccgttccggatgttgacgcagaaacacatttttcaatccatccgtccccaggattggttcgcAGCGATCAACCTGAAGGaagcgtactttcatgtctctatcctccctcgacacagaccgttcctacgctttgcgttcgaggggaaggcataccagtacaaggtcctgcccttcaggctgtccctgtcgcctcgcgtcttcacgaagatcgcggaggcagccattgttccactcagagaacgcAGTGTTCGCATtcacagggacatggtgctcagtcacctcagcctgttgggccttcgggtcaaccgagagaagagcaagctctgtccTACACAGAGAATCTCTTACCTCGGTATGGCGTTGAATTCGGTCAACCTGCGCGCCTCACGGAGGAGCGAGTCCGGTCGGttttgaactgcttgaatacaTTCAAAGGCAGGACAGTGGTCCCACTGAAACTCTTTCAGAgactcctggggcatatggcgtCTGCAGCCGCGGTAACGCTGCTTGGATTGCTTCaaatgagaccgcttcaacactGGCtccatggccgagtcccgaggtgggcgtggcagagcggccaGTACCGGGTCCCTGTGACTCCATACTGCCGCCAAACTTTCAGTCCTTGGTCAGACACAACGTTTCTCCGCGCCGGGCTGCccttagaacaagtgtccaggcatgctatgctattcacggatgcctctaccacgggctggggggccacgtgcAACGGGCATGCAGCTGCGGGTCTGTGGATGGAACcacaattgcattggcatataaattgcctcgagttgctagcagtacatTTGTACCTGTATATGGCATTAACATACAGTAACATAAAACGTCATcatataaatcattttaatatatgtatatataataattcttctatgggtatttcatacatggtataaacatatatatatatatattgtaagaATGCATTTGTGCTAATAAAGTATTgccttatatgaaacatatatgtCATCAGTACTCGGATATAtggacatatatgtacatatatttcATTTTCGTATGGGGACCTTCACTGGTGAAGTTGACTGAACTTAATATTTATCAATCTGGTAAGTAATATAGCTAACTAACAACACAATTTCTCTTTCAGCTCAGTGAACAAGGAAGACGAACCCCACATTAGACCTTGCATGGTTTCTCTTCAGAAGAACTGTCGACATATCTCCTCTTCCTCATTTCTAATCAGTTTGTCTCGACTGTTGCATATACAGTATAATTGCAATATCACATGGGGACACAAAAAGTAATTTCACGTTAATTCATTTGGTGGCCATCCTGGTAACACCCTCAATTTCCAGTTGTTCAAGTGGCTCATATATACTGGGGAATGGAGAAAGACTAAAAACTCTAAAACTTTTGGTCATGGTAATACGATAagaaaaatcaaacaaaaatggaATAATAAattcaataaactcaatatGAGACTACCAGGATTAACAAGAACAGTACTGTCTCATCATTGTGTTGCTCATACtaaaatatatatcttttttaaaaAGGAGGTAGAGTAACTTGCTGCTTAATGTCTCCACccatatttaaagtatatttatacTGCCAGTGAGAGCTCACTATTCGTCTTTTTTCAGCATGACCATCATCATCTCTCTGCTCCTGCTGGCCTCTCTGCTGCCACACCTGACCTTCACTGGTGAGATTGATCAGATTATTATGATGATTGATTATTTAGAAATATTTAATTGGTGTGTGGTGAATAAGTTGACtgacaatctctctctctctctctctctctctctctctctctctctctctctctctctctctctctcagctcaTGTGAATGTGAATGTGAATGTGAGTATTGTGAACGGCAGGGAAGCCAGACCCCACTCCAGACCTTACATGGTTTCTCTTCAGTTTCATGGGTCTCATATCTGCGGTGGATCTCTCATTTCTAATCGGTTTGTCTTGACTGCTGCACATTGCTGGAACAGGTATGAGCTTGTTAAGTGTGAACTGCAATGTTGAtttaaaatgacttttgacTCACAACGACTGCAGTGCAACCTATACGGTGTACATAAATCACTATTTCCAATGCGCTCTTTCAACAGAAAAATGATTCTGACAGTTGCAGTTGGTGCTCATGACTTAAGGAACAGCAAGGGTTCAGACAGCATTGGAGTGAAGTCCTACATCCCGCATCCAAACTATATAGGCCCACCCAATCCTATTCAGAATGACATCATGCTTTTGAAGGTAACATATCAGAAAAGAATATCAGGAAACAATACCACAAACCACTATGTTTGATTGTCTATTACAATTTCATGCTTTAAAAATTACTGGAGGGATTTTAATCATTGTATGTAAATGGCCAAGTGCCtctttgagtctgttttttacATTATTCATTTATTGCTCAGACTAGCAACAAAAAATATTGGCCCTAGAAAACCTGAAAAATCATTGCTGCATTTCTGTGGTTAcaaaacacaataaataaaaaggtaCACAAAAATAAACTCAACTTTAGGGCTtctatatgaaaataaaaaaacagaagtATAACACTTTCTCACTTCCAACTCTCACATACaaactattaaatattaattttacatATTAGCATAATTCaattgtgattctcaatttaatcagccagcataattatttacaattattatattttttatttacgctatttagacacgttTCAACACGTAACCCGACCCCatcactaaacctacccatttgtgtgttatatgaaataaaacacaggatataacggccagatacgactgcaggcacaatttattcaaaaattacaaatatttgaggtgttccgaggccaaacgattaatctgtgtgaagaaaatccccaaaagcgaccAGCGTCTACATCTGCAAATGATCATGCAGACATTCAAAAATTGCCGCTCGAAGAAAAGTTACGTCACCTTTGACACTTTTTTATGATCTACGAAACAGACATTCATAAAAACAATAAGATTGTGTATTTAGCCTAATATAACTGATATcgtattaaatatattaaaacaacaTCAAGACACAAAATATGAATTTTCCAACACGTGGATATGCGTTTTaactttaaaaactttttttgattgatttgaaaTAATTTTAAGTTTTGTGTCACCACACAACCTATACATCCAAGCATAAAcaataaattatttgtttttaaagcatCTACGTTCACAATCCACTGTTTTTACAGAATTTTAAAGAAAAGCAAGAATACTAAATGCAGGATTTGGTACAACAGAAAGCTTTCAAGAGCGCTCATTTTCCGCTCACAATCATTAAAAAGCAGTTATACATCTTAATTGCGATCTCACAAAGTTCCAATAAGTGATGTGATGCAAAGGGAATATCTTATTTACATAATTGATTATTATAACGAGAAGGATTTCTTTCATTACAGAAAAAACTGATCCAAGAACAGCATTATGGGCAGCTTTTCCCTCAAAAGCAATAAGAAGCACATGAAAGCTTGCTTCCACCatggaattaaaaaaaagaaaagataatTGAGACTTTTTATTTCACGATTCTGAAATTCTCACAATTGTGAAATTCTCACAATTCTGCCTTTATAACATGCatttgtgagtttatatcacgctattctgataaaaaaaaatctttaaaaaaaacgattttttttttccagtgtggaaacaagcttccatagcaGCAGGCAATTAAAAAGAGAATTTTCAACATACATAGTCCGTGACCAGGGGAAGATAAGCTTTGCCCAGCCTTAGACACACTCTGCCTATGAAACACATGAATTGGCAAATCCacagaattaagattatttatttttttgcttttaatACTAAGTTTGCTGAATTACTATTTGATTGTCCATTATTTATTAGTActgtttgtatttttgaattACAGCTAAAGAAAAAAGTTAGACTACAAAGGAATGTTAGACTGATATCATTACCAAACAAAGGAGAAGACGTGGGACCAGATACTGTCTGTAGTGTTGCTGGCTGGGGATACCTGGAGACTAATGGCCCAGGGAGCAATGTTCTAATGGAGGCAGACACGACTACAATAAATCAGGCAGAGTGTCAGCGTAGATGGGGAACTTATTTCTTGGCCCCACAGATGATCTGCGCATATGGCTACGGTGGATCCTGCACCGTATGTACAAAAGATGATTCACAGACGTTATTGTATTATACAAACTGGTTTCACTAGTGACGTGTTGATCTGTGTTTCTTAACAGGGGGATTCA
This genomic window contains:
- the LOC137040371 gene encoding granzyme B-like produces the protein MTIIISLLLLASLLPHLTFTAHVNVNVNVSIVNGREARPHSRPYMVSLQFHGSHICGGSLISNRFVLTAAHCWNRKMILTVAVGAHDLRNSKGSDSIGVKSYIPHPNYIGPPNPIQNDIMLLKLKKKVRLQRNVRLISLPNKGEDVGPDTVCSVAGWGYLETNGPGSNVLMEADTTTINQAECQRRWGTYFLAPQMICAYGYGGSCTGDSGGPLVCGKTAVGVTSFGDIDVCNLPEHPEVYTKISAYIQWIRKEIGNK